A section of the Flaviflexus equikiangi genome encodes:
- the frr gene encoding ribosome recycling factor, protein MIDETLLEAEEKMERAIEVAQNDFSHIRSGRANAGMFNQILVDYYGAATPLQQLATVAVPEARTVTIAPYDRSSISAIDKALRESDLGVNPTDDGQFLRINLPPLTEERRRDYVKLARTKSEDARISIRAVRRKAKEELDRIKKDGEAGEDDVERAEKELEAITKRHTDLIDQLLEAKEKDLLEV, encoded by the coding sequence ATGATCGATGAGACGCTGCTCGAAGCAGAAGAAAAAATGGAGCGTGCGATTGAGGTCGCCCAGAACGACTTCAGCCACATTCGTTCCGGGCGTGCGAACGCCGGAATGTTCAACCAGATCCTCGTGGACTACTATGGCGCGGCAACGCCCCTCCAGCAGCTCGCCACGGTGGCCGTGCCGGAGGCGCGGACCGTCACGATCGCGCCCTACGATCGCAGCTCCATCAGCGCGATCGATAAGGCGCTGCGAGAGTCGGACCTGGGTGTGAACCCGACCGACGATGGTCAGTTCCTGCGCATCAACCTGCCCCCGTTGACGGAAGAGCGTCGCCGCGACTACGTGAAGCTTGCTCGTACGAAGTCGGAAGATGCTCGCATCTCCATCAGAGCCGTCCGCCGCAAGGCCAAGGAAGAGCTCGACCGCATCAAGAAGGACGGCGAAGCGGGAGAGGACGACGTCGAGCGCGCCGAGAAGGAGCTCGAGGCGATCACGAAGCGTCACACGGACCTGATCGACCAGCTCCTCGAAGCGAAGGAAAAGGACCTCCTCGAGGTCTGA
- a CDS encoding GNAT family N-acetyltransferase, translating into MPVELVNDATPEVVEAINTLLPQLSSSASTLSEEEIDVFLSQDNVYLFMFRSEGTNEITGMLSLATFRIPTGLRAWIEDVVVSTAARGQGAGKALVDEAVAFAGKMGAKSVDLTSRPNRESANRLYVRCGFDKRETNVYRYKEAQVIDSI; encoded by the coding sequence ATGCCTGTAGAACTCGTCAACGATGCAACTCCGGAGGTTGTCGAAGCGATCAACACGCTTCTGCCGCAGCTCTCCTCCTCGGCCTCGACCCTGAGTGAGGAGGAGATCGATGTCTTCCTCAGCCAGGACAACGTCTATCTCTTCATGTTCCGCAGCGAGGGCACCAACGAGATCACCGGCATGCTCAGCCTTGCCACCTTCCGCATCCCGACAGGTCTGCGCGCCTGGATCGAGGACGTCGTCGTTTCGACAGCAGCACGCGGCCAGGGAGCCGGGAAGGCCCTCGTCGACGAGGCCGTGGCCTTTGCCGGGAAGATGGGTGCCAAGTCTGTCGATCTCACCTCCCGCCCCAACCGGGAATCCGCGAACCGGCTCTACGTCCGCTGCGGTTTCGATAAGCGGGAGACCAACGTCTACCGGTACAAAGAGGCCCAGGTCATCGACTCGATCTGA
- a CDS encoding phosphatidate cytidylyltransferase gives MIMGDVWLGRLAPRPPTPPPPAESKAGRNLPAAIATALGLLAVVALSLFVWIDLFMLVVIAFMVVGLWEAAGAFSTRGFYLPIAPLWTAAVAIVLATRFYGELGLLVSFFYGSLLVIAWRFRAGGQWAARDCAAALFALAWIGLLGGFATLLAGLDNGAWAVITFVLLPVASDTGGYFSGVLLGKHPMAPTISPKKSWEGFGGSIALSTLAGIVCAQFALDITWWWGIILGVACTIAGTAGDLSESLLKRDLGVKDMGSIFPGHGGVLDRVDSILVCAPVVYILLLAATGT, from the coding sequence ATGATCATGGGTGACGTGTGGTTGGGGAGGCTCGCGCCGCGGCCTCCCACACCGCCGCCCCCTGCCGAATCGAAGGCGGGGCGCAATCTTCCCGCCGCGATCGCGACGGCTCTCGGCCTCCTCGCGGTCGTGGCATTGTCACTGTTCGTGTGGATCGATCTCTTCATGCTCGTCGTCATCGCCTTCATGGTGGTGGGACTGTGGGAGGCAGCCGGCGCGTTCTCCACGCGCGGGTTCTACCTGCCGATCGCACCGCTGTGGACGGCCGCTGTAGCGATCGTCTTGGCAACCAGGTTCTATGGCGAACTCGGCCTCCTCGTCTCCTTCTTCTACGGATCCCTCCTGGTGATCGCGTGGAGGTTCCGAGCGGGCGGGCAGTGGGCTGCGAGAGACTGCGCGGCCGCGCTCTTCGCCCTCGCATGGATCGGCCTGCTCGGCGGTTTCGCGACCCTCCTCGCAGGGCTCGACAACGGGGCATGGGCCGTGATCACCTTCGTTCTCCTGCCGGTCGCCTCCGATACTGGCGGGTATTTCTCCGGCGTCCTGCTGGGCAAGCACCCCATGGCGCCCACGATCTCGCCGAAGAAGTCGTGGGAGGGTTTTGGTGGATCGATCGCTCTTTCCACGCTCGCGGGAATCGTCTGCGCACAGTTCGCCCTCGACATCACGTGGTGGTGGGGGATCATCCTCGGGGTTGCCTGCACGATTGCCGGCACTGCGGGGGACCTGTCGGAATCGCTGCTCAAGCGCGACCTGGGCGTGAAAGACATGGGATCGATCTTCCCCGGGCACGGGGGCGTGCTCGACAGGGTCGATTCGATTCTCGTATGTGCTCCGGTCGTCTATATCCTCCTCCTCGCGGCCACGGGGACGTGA
- the pyrH gene encoding UMP kinase, producing the protein MSDTHSHTAPILGDYNNDQTRRVLLKLSGEMFGGGAVGLDVHILTRVAAEIKEAVHRGVQVAIVVGGGNFFRGVELQNAGMDRARADYMGMLGTVINAVALQDFLEHAGVPSRVQTAINMTQVAEPYIPLRAIRHLEKGRVVIFGAGAGMPYFSTDTVSAQRALELRCDEILVGKNGVDGVYTADPNVDPSAKKLDFVTYQEALAQNLRVVDAAAFSMCMDNNMNMRVFGMGEDGAVTRALLGENIGTVVSTTPEQDNS; encoded by the coding sequence ATGTCCGACACACACTCACATACGGCGCCAATTCTTGGCGATTACAACAATGACCAGACCCGTCGAGTCCTACTCAAACTCTCGGGTGAAATGTTCGGTGGTGGGGCGGTCGGTCTCGACGTTCACATCCTCACCCGTGTCGCAGCCGAGATCAAGGAAGCCGTGCACAGGGGCGTCCAGGTAGCCATCGTCGTGGGCGGCGGGAACTTCTTCCGCGGAGTCGAGCTCCAGAACGCTGGCATGGACAGGGCGCGGGCCGACTACATGGGCATGCTCGGCACCGTGATCAATGCCGTGGCGCTTCAGGACTTCCTCGAACACGCCGGCGTGCCGTCGCGCGTCCAGACCGCCATCAACATGACCCAGGTGGCGGAACCCTATATTCCGCTGCGTGCCATCCGGCACCTGGAAAAGGGCCGGGTCGTGATCTTCGGCGCCGGCGCCGGCATGCCCTACTTCTCCACCGACACGGTCTCTGCCCAGCGTGCACTCGAACTGCGCTGCGACGAGATCCTTGTCGGAAAGAACGGGGTCGATGGCGTGTACACGGCGGACCCGAACGTTGATCCGTCAGCGAAGAAGCTCGACTTCGTCACCTACCAGGAAGCCCTTGCCCAGAACCTTCGCGTGGTCGATGCGGCGGCGTTCTCCATGTGTATGGACAACAACATGAACATGCGGGTGTTCGGCATGGGAGAAGATGGTGCCGTCACACGTGCGCTTCTCGGCGAAAATATCGGTACCGTAGTCTCAACAACACCAGAACAGGACAACTCATGA
- a CDS encoding class II fumarate hydratase, whose translation MSAKFRIEHDTMGDVQVPIDALYRAQTQRAVENFPISGKTLTSHHISALGQVKRAAALANAELGVISEDKANAIVAAADQVIAGQHDGEFPIDVFQTGSGTSSNMNTNEVISTIATRDSGIEIHPNDHVNASQSSNDVFPSSIHIAATEAAVRVVIPKLTVLAESLERKAEEFKDVVKAGRTHLMDATPIMLGQEFSGYAQQIRNGITRVEATIPHLAELPLGGTAVGTGINTPAGFSARVIELIAENMDLPFVEAPNHFEAQAAQDSLVEASGALRVVAVSLVKIANDLRWAGSGPRAGIGEINLPDLQPGSSIMPGKVNPVLPEATVQVAAQVIGNDAAIAFAGAQGNFDLLVMLPVMAQNLLESMTILANVSETLAVRCVDGITANVERAKELAESSPSIVTPLNRIIGYENAAKIAKHSVKENMTVRQAVIDLGFVERGEITEEQLDTALDVASMTRPS comes from the coding sequence GTGAGTGCAAAGTTTCGCATAGAACACGACACGATGGGCGACGTGCAGGTCCCGATCGACGCCCTCTACCGGGCGCAGACCCAGCGCGCCGTTGAGAACTTCCCCATCTCGGGCAAGACTCTCACCTCCCATCACATCAGTGCACTCGGGCAGGTGAAGCGCGCCGCCGCTCTCGCCAACGCCGAGCTTGGAGTGATCTCCGAGGATAAGGCGAATGCGATCGTTGCCGCCGCCGACCAGGTCATCGCGGGCCAGCACGATGGCGAGTTCCCGATCGACGTCTTCCAGACGGGTTCCGGCACCTCCTCGAACATGAACACGAACGAGGTCATCTCGACGATCGCCACCCGTGATTCCGGAATCGAGATCCACCCCAACGATCACGTCAACGCGTCGCAGTCATCCAATGACGTCTTCCCCTCCTCCATCCACATCGCAGCGACCGAGGCGGCCGTCCGCGTTGTCATCCCCAAGCTCACGGTTCTCGCAGAATCCCTGGAGAGGAAAGCCGAAGAGTTCAAGGATGTCGTCAAGGCGGGACGTACGCACCTCATGGATGCGACGCCGATCATGCTCGGGCAGGAGTTCTCCGGGTATGCGCAGCAAATCCGCAACGGCATCACCCGTGTCGAGGCGACCATCCCGCACCTTGCCGAGCTTCCCCTGGGCGGCACCGCTGTCGGCACCGGCATCAACACCCCGGCAGGTTTCTCAGCCAGGGTCATCGAGCTCATCGCGGAGAACATGGACCTGCCGTTCGTTGAGGCACCCAACCACTTCGAGGCGCAGGCCGCACAGGATTCCCTTGTCGAGGCCTCCGGTGCACTCCGTGTCGTCGCTGTGTCCCTCGTGAAGATCGCCAACGATCTGCGCTGGGCAGGCTCGGGACCCCGCGCCGGTATCGGCGAGATCAACCTCCCCGACCTCCAGCCGGGTTCGTCGATCATGCCGGGCAAGGTCAACCCGGTTCTCCCCGAGGCCACCGTCCAGGTCGCAGCCCAGGTCATCGGTAACGATGCCGCGATCGCCTTCGCGGGTGCCCAGGGCAACTTCGATCTTCTCGTCATGCTTCCCGTGATGGCGCAGAACCTGCTCGAGTCGATGACGATTCTCGCCAACGTCTCCGAGACGCTTGCCGTGCGCTGCGTCGACGGCATCACCGCGAATGTCGAGCGGGCCAAGGAACTGGCCGAGTCGTCGCCGTCGATCGTCACGCCTCTCAACCGAATCATCGGCTACGAGAATGCCGCGAAGATCGCGAAGCACTCGGTCAAGGAGAACATGACGGTCCGCCAGGCCGTCATCGATCTCGGATTCGTCGAGCGCGGCGAGATCACAGAGGAGCAGCTCGACACTGCTCTCGACGTGGCTTCCATGACGCGCCCGTCCTGA
- a CDS encoding DUF456 domain-containing protein — MELPGLILVGLAIAAGIIGTIIQLYPGLPIILIAIGVWAGFTGTATAWLIFAAVAAVVVLAYVLSFLLPARMMRDEGTPWSALTAGIVLAFIGFFVIPVIGMPIGFVVGVYLAELVRLKNPAAAWRQTMIALKGVLLSVIIELAAGAICAGLWVLGLILTS, encoded by the coding sequence GTGGAACTTCCCGGACTCATTCTCGTCGGCCTCGCGATCGCGGCCGGCATCATCGGCACCATCATCCAGCTCTACCCCGGTCTGCCGATCATTCTGATCGCGATCGGGGTGTGGGCTGGGTTCACCGGTACAGCGACCGCTTGGCTGATCTTCGCCGCGGTCGCTGCCGTCGTCGTCCTGGCCTATGTTCTGAGCTTCCTCCTGCCGGCCCGGATGATGAGGGACGAGGGAACTCCTTGGAGCGCGTTGACGGCCGGTATCGTTCTCGCTTTCATCGGCTTCTTCGTCATCCCCGTGATCGGTATGCCGATCGGCTTCGTCGTCGGTGTCTATCTTGCCGAACTCGTTCGGTTGAAGAACCCGGCCGCTGCGTGGCGCCAGACGATGATCGCACTCAAGGGTGTTCTGCTCTCTGTCATCATCGAGCTTGCCGCGGGCGCCATCTGCGCTGGACTGTGGGTCCTCGGATTGATTCTCACCTCATAG